A stretch of the Arthrobacter sp. PAMC 25486 genome encodes the following:
- a CDS encoding PadR family transcriptional regulator, whose protein sequence is MSVKHALLALLSWKPSTMYQLRKDFDASTGETWPLNIGQVSTTLQRLERDGLVVQDAAEAGEPEPWRLTASGLAEVESWWHSPVPRETPGRDELVIKLALAVTVPGVDVAALVQRQRSATLRVLHDITKARRTVEQGDIAVRLVLDNHIFTTEAELRWLDDVEETLVRAQAAALASAQVGAKASATQVPVAANARPAKIRSKR, encoded by the coding sequence ATGTCCGTAAAGCATGCCCTGCTTGCACTGCTCTCGTGGAAGCCATCCACCATGTACCAGCTGCGGAAGGATTTTGACGCCTCAACGGGGGAAACCTGGCCGCTAAACATCGGGCAGGTTTCCACCACCTTGCAGCGCCTTGAGCGCGACGGGCTGGTGGTGCAGGATGCTGCGGAGGCGGGGGAGCCGGAGCCGTGGCGGCTGACGGCCAGCGGGCTGGCGGAGGTGGAAAGCTGGTGGCACAGCCCCGTTCCGCGAGAAACGCCGGGGCGGGACGAACTGGTCATCAAGCTGGCGCTCGCCGTCACAGTGCCCGGTGTGGATGTTGCCGCACTGGTCCAGCGCCAACGCTCAGCCACACTGCGGGTGCTCCATGACATCACGAAGGCGCGGCGCACCGTGGAGCAGGGCGACATCGCTGTTCGGCTGGTCCTGGACAATCACATCTTCACCACGGAAGCCGAGCTGCGCTGGCTCGACGACGTGGAAGAAACCCTGGTGCGGGCGCAGGCCGCGGCGCTGGCATCAGCCCAAGTTGGGGCAAAAGCCTCGGCCACCCAGGTGCCAGTCGCAGCCAACGCCAGGCCCGCCAAGATCCGGAGCAAGCGATGA
- a CDS encoding cytosine permease, with protein sequence MSVEEVATKRESVIEQRSIDYVPRSERHGKVWHQGPFWFSGNFVLPTMVTGFIGPVMGLSVGWSILAVVLGACFGTFFMAFHANQGPRMGLPQMIQSRAQFGSRGVIVPFTATVFVYIGFMVFDTILATQGLQILLPGGKLVWFPIIIAVSIVIAVVGHDLLHFIQRWLTYILVLVFAIITVTAIINFGGGTEAAVESAAGWNFTAFIVQLSLAAGYNISYSVYVSDYTRYLPDHVSSKKLISWVYAGAAGSAVWLMSLGALIASNIPNADAIGAIHHVGDMVFPGFGTFAVLISTVALISIMGVNAYGAMLTGTSAVDGFRKVKATVRLRIVGLTLVGLATLVIALLIPDDYLGSFNDFVIMMLYFLVPWTAVNLVDFYFVRRGKYAIAEIFKPEGIYGRWAWRGIAAYLIGFAAMIPFFSTTFFSGPVAIALDGADFSFVVGLLVAGGMYLLFSRSFDQSAEAKARTASQLLLEGTDD encoded by the coding sequence ATGTCTGTTGAGGAAGTGGCAACAAAGCGCGAAAGCGTCATAGAACAGCGGTCCATCGACTACGTGCCTCGGTCGGAGCGGCACGGCAAGGTCTGGCATCAGGGACCGTTCTGGTTCTCGGGAAACTTTGTGCTTCCCACGATGGTGACGGGATTCATTGGTCCGGTCATGGGACTCAGCGTTGGCTGGAGCATCCTGGCGGTTGTCCTGGGAGCCTGTTTCGGCACCTTCTTCATGGCTTTCCACGCCAACCAAGGACCCCGCATGGGGCTGCCGCAGATGATCCAGTCCCGCGCCCAGTTCGGCAGCCGGGGCGTCATCGTTCCGTTTACCGCCACGGTTTTCGTATACATCGGCTTCATGGTCTTTGACACGATTCTTGCCACACAGGGTTTGCAAATTCTTTTGCCCGGCGGAAAGCTCGTCTGGTTCCCCATCATCATCGCCGTCTCCATTGTCATTGCGGTGGTGGGACACGACCTGTTGCACTTCATCCAACGCTGGCTGACCTACATCCTGGTGCTGGTCTTTGCCATCATCACCGTCACGGCCATCATCAACTTTGGCGGCGGCACCGAGGCTGCCGTGGAGTCCGCAGCAGGCTGGAACTTCACGGCTTTCATCGTCCAGCTGTCCCTCGCCGCCGGCTACAACATCAGCTATTCCGTGTACGTCTCCGACTACACCCGCTACCTGCCGGACCATGTTTCCTCGAAGAAGCTCATCTCCTGGGTCTACGCCGGCGCCGCCGGTTCAGCGGTCTGGCTCATGTCCCTTGGCGCACTGATCGCCAGCAACATCCCCAACGCCGATGCGATCGGCGCCATCCACCACGTCGGCGACATGGTGTTCCCCGGCTTTGGCACTTTCGCCGTCCTCATCTCCACCGTGGCCTTGATTTCCATCATGGGCGTCAACGCCTACGGCGCCATGCTGACCGGAACAAGCGCCGTAGATGGCTTCCGAAAGGTCAAGGCCACCGTGCGGCTGCGCATCGTGGGCCTGACCCTCGTGGGGCTTGCCACCTTGGTGATCGCGCTGCTCATCCCCGACGACTACCTGGGCAGCTTCAACGACTTCGTCATCATGATGCTGTACTTCCTGGTTCCGTGGACGGCGGTCAACCTGGTTGATTTCTATTTTGTCCGCCGCGGCAAGTACGCCATTGCAGAAATTTTCAAGCCCGAAGGAATCTACGGCCGCTGGGCCTGGCGGGGCATCGCGGCCTACCTCATCGGTTTTGCCGCCATGATTCCCTTCTTCTCAACCACCTTCTTCTCCGGTCCCGTGGCAATCGCACTCGACGGCGCCGATTTCTCCTTCGTGGTGGGATTGCTAGTGGCCGGCGGCATGTACCTGCTGTTCTCACGCAGTTTTGACCAGTCTGCGGAAGCCAAGGCCCGCACGGCCAGCCAGCTTCTCCTCGAAGGGACCGACGACTGA
- a CDS encoding nitrilase family protein produces MYSPSTIVACCQVSLSVDNLHGNHTRLTEAIVSAAGQGAQVIVLPELANSGYMFNSLEELQAAAEPLDGPTIQGWSRLAAEHNVIIVGGFAEAGVDGLVYNSAALVDPSGLRASYRKAHLWNHEKDGLFTPGSGLPPVVETTAGRIGVMICYDLEFPEWVRSVALRGADILCAPVNWPLYPRPAGERSSEVFRVQASASVNRMFIAACDRVGMERGQDWLGGSVIVDADGFPQASAPVGRDGIALASLDLSQAQSKSISERNDVHRDRRTDLYRLEYPGQH; encoded by the coding sequence ATGTACTCCCCTTCAACAATCGTGGCCTGCTGCCAGGTTTCACTGTCAGTGGACAACCTCCATGGCAACCACACCCGCCTCACCGAGGCAATCGTCAGCGCCGCGGGCCAGGGTGCACAGGTCATTGTGCTGCCGGAACTTGCCAACAGCGGGTACATGTTCAACAGCCTTGAAGAACTTCAGGCCGCGGCCGAACCGTTGGACGGCCCCACCATCCAGGGCTGGAGCAGACTTGCGGCCGAACACAATGTCATCATTGTTGGCGGATTTGCGGAGGCCGGGGTCGACGGGCTCGTCTACAACTCGGCGGCCCTGGTTGACCCTTCCGGCTTGCGCGCCAGCTACCGCAAGGCCCACCTCTGGAACCATGAAAAGGACGGCCTGTTCACCCCCGGCTCAGGCCTGCCGCCGGTTGTTGAGACAACAGCGGGCCGCATCGGCGTCATGATTTGCTACGACCTGGAATTCCCCGAATGGGTGCGGTCGGTGGCCCTCAGGGGTGCCGATATTCTGTGCGCCCCCGTCAATTGGCCGCTGTATCCGCGTCCGGCTGGCGAGCGCTCCTCGGAAGTGTTCCGGGTGCAGGCGAGCGCCAGCGTCAACCGCATGTTCATTGCCGCCTGCGACCGGGTGGGCATGGAGCGCGGCCAGGACTGGCTGGGCGGCAGCGTTATTGTTGATGCAGATGGCTTCCCGCAGGCCTCGGCACCAGTGGGCCGGGACGGCATTGCCCTGGCTTCATTGGATCTCTCCCAGGCCCAGTCCAAGTCCATCAGCGAACGTAATGATGTGCACCGGGACCGCCGCACGGACCTGTACCGGTTGGAGTATCCGGGACAGCACTAA
- a CDS encoding endonuclease/exonuclease/phosphatase family protein, whose protein sequence is MALLEEQHTTLPAPRARTRAGMFVVVSSLAITFILLAHSWLPDIAGLGLLLDSGLIWLGALIPLVGLAAIAARRKYLAAAVMVPAVVWSLLFVPGMIPLAWSAPAQSPDSLTVVSQNLQAESGTAAESAGALAATGAQVVALQEIDGASQTSVDAEFDAHYEYSYRIGTVGLWSTYPISNAQPQDLGLGWNRALSADLDTPAGPVRIYVVHAASARPTEHAERDTMLANLAETIAADASERIIAVGDFNAASSDRHFSQLTALLRKPKNDGGLAGFTWPASPFPVARVDHLLQRGMTVTSNAVMEAGASDHLAIRTSLNL, encoded by the coding sequence ATGGCATTGCTCGAGGAACAACACACCACACTCCCGGCGCCCAGGGCCCGCACCCGGGCGGGGATGTTCGTTGTCGTCAGTTCCCTTGCCATCACCTTCATCCTGCTGGCACACTCATGGCTCCCCGACATTGCGGGTTTGGGACTCCTCCTTGACTCCGGGCTCATCTGGCTGGGCGCCCTGATCCCCCTTGTGGGCCTGGCCGCCATCGCAGCCCGGCGAAAGTATCTGGCCGCGGCGGTCATGGTGCCGGCCGTCGTCTGGTCCCTGCTGTTCGTCCCGGGCATGATTCCGCTGGCCTGGTCGGCACCGGCACAGTCGCCAGATTCCCTGACGGTGGTCAGCCAAAACTTGCAGGCCGAATCCGGAACGGCGGCAGAGTCGGCGGGCGCCCTGGCCGCCACCGGCGCGCAGGTGGTTGCGCTGCAGGAGATCGACGGTGCGTCCCAGACCTCGGTCGATGCCGAGTTCGACGCGCACTACGAGTATTCCTACCGCATCGGCACGGTTGGCCTGTGGAGCACTTATCCGATCAGCAACGCCCAGCCCCAGGATCTGGGCCTGGGCTGGAACCGGGCGCTCTCGGCAGATTTGGACACCCCCGCCGGCCCGGTCCGCATCTATGTGGTCCATGCAGCCTCGGCGCGCCCAACAGAGCACGCCGAGCGGGACACGATGCTGGCGAATCTTGCCGAGACCATCGCCGCCGATGCCAGCGAACGGATCATCGCCGTGGGTGACTTTAACGCGGCCTCGAGCGACAGGCATTTTTCGCAGCTGACTGCCCTCCTGCGTAAGCCCAAGAACGACGGCGGATTGGCCGGCTTTACCTGGCCTGCCTCGCCTTTTCCTGTGGCCCGGGTGGACCATCTCCTGCAGCGCGGCATGACCGTCACCTCCAATGCCGTAATGGAGGCTGGAGCCAGCGACCACCTGGCCATCCGCACCAGCCTGAACCTGTAG
- a CDS encoding GH1 family beta-glucosidase has protein sequence MDKPEFPAFPADFVWGVSTASYQIEGAVNEDGRGASSWDDFVAQPGRIVNGDTGNIACDHYHRYPEDIALMKELGLDAYRFSFSWSRIQPGGKGAVNPAGLGFYDKLVDGLLEAGITPSPTLFHWDTPLELEQAGGWLNRDTATRFADYAQIVGDHFADRIPRWITINEPVVLTMLGYGAGIQAPGLTLGFDALPAAHHLLLAHGLGVQALRAAGASNIGIANNHAVTWPASEHEEDLQAAGLYDNVANWIFADPILTGAYPEELAPFLPPIPDGDLDIISTPIDWYGINSYNPTLVGAPTAGEAALVDGHELDDSLPFSLRELEGYPRTDFDWPVVPEAFTELLVGFKERYGEKLPPIYITENGAAINDGPDSEGRVRDARRIEYTAAHLHALKAAMDAGVDVRGYFHWSLMDNFEWAVGFSQRFGLIHIDYETQKRTPKDSYYWYQELIRRNKGGV, from the coding sequence ATGGACAAGCCAGAATTTCCCGCGTTTCCCGCCGACTTTGTCTGGGGAGTTTCCACCGCCTCCTACCAAATTGAGGGCGCCGTCAACGAAGACGGCCGTGGCGCTTCCAGCTGGGATGACTTTGTGGCCCAGCCCGGACGGATCGTCAACGGCGACACCGGAAATATCGCCTGCGACCATTACCACCGCTACCCCGAAGACATCGCGCTGATGAAGGAATTGGGCCTTGACGCCTACCGTTTCAGTTTCTCGTGGTCGCGCATCCAACCGGGAGGCAAGGGTGCGGTGAACCCCGCGGGCCTTGGTTTTTACGACAAGCTGGTTGACGGGCTGCTCGAGGCGGGCATCACCCCCAGCCCCACTCTGTTCCACTGGGACACTCCGCTGGAACTGGAACAGGCTGGTGGCTGGCTCAACCGTGACACGGCGACACGCTTTGCCGATTACGCCCAGATTGTAGGCGACCATTTTGCGGACAGGATTCCGCGCTGGATCACCATCAACGAACCAGTCGTGCTGACCATGCTCGGCTACGGCGCCGGCATCCAGGCCCCCGGACTGACCCTCGGCTTTGACGCGCTGCCCGCCGCGCACCATCTGCTGCTGGCCCACGGCCTTGGCGTCCAGGCGCTGCGCGCTGCCGGGGCCTCCAACATTGGCATCGCCAACAACCACGCCGTCACCTGGCCCGCCAGCGAGCACGAGGAGGATCTGCAGGCGGCCGGACTGTACGACAACGTTGCGAACTGGATCTTTGCCGATCCAATCCTCACCGGAGCCTACCCGGAGGAGTTGGCCCCGTTCCTGCCGCCCATCCCCGACGGCGACCTGGACATCATCTCCACACCGATCGACTGGTACGGCATCAACAGCTACAACCCCACACTGGTCGGTGCCCCCACCGCGGGGGAGGCAGCATTGGTTGACGGGCATGAGCTTGACGATTCGCTGCCGTTCTCACTGCGGGAGCTTGAAGGATATCCCCGCACGGACTTCGACTGGCCGGTGGTCCCCGAGGCGTTCACCGAATTGCTGGTGGGATTCAAGGAACGTTATGGCGAGAAGCTGCCACCCATCTACATCACCGAGAACGGTGCCGCGATCAATGACGGACCGGACAGCGAAGGCCGGGTGCGGGATGCGCGCAGGATTGAGTACACAGCTGCCCACCTGCACGCCTTGAAAGCTGCCATGGACGCCGGGGTGGACGTCCGCGGCTACTTCCATTGGTCCCTCATGGACAACTTTGAATGGGCGGTGGGTTTCTCCCAGCGTTTTGGGCTCATCCACATTGACTATGAAACCCAGAAGCGCACGCCGAAGGACTCCTACTACTGGTACCAGGAGCTGATCCGCCGGAACAAGGGCGGCGTGTAA
- a CDS encoding sulfatase: MKAIVVLFDTLNRRFLPPYGNDWVKAPNFERLAGRTATFDNCYGGSMPCMPARRELHTGRHNFLHRGWGPLEPFDDSAPEMLKQAGVYTHLATDHQHYWLDGGATYHPRFNTFELIRGQEGDEWKGRVGDPDLSDVLPFSSNQVLRRQDRINREYLRDEADHPQTGTFDAGLHFIESNHGADNWMVQIETFDPHEPFFSYEQYKALYPHNYDGPEFDWPDYKQVTESAEELEHLRYEYAALLSMCDNSLGRVLDAMDEHDLWDDTMLIVCTDHGLLLGEHDWLGKNAPPFYDETIHTPLFIWDPRAGVRGERRDSLVQTIDLGPTLLDFFGVEATPDMQGRSLQDTVARDTPVREAGLFGIHGGHVSVTDGRYVYMRACARAGNQPLVDYTLMPTNMRGRFPSEILSQAVLVDPLPFTKDMPVLRVPAYSYTDPHSFGTLLFDLNSDPDQQQPLQDDELELRMATMLVELMRQNAAPPEQYERLGLPESGAVTEAHLLVREQWEQVLSSRSGPVEAREFSGGRISVNRTLRELLADPAALAVLRMRLGALVDSPLPDEAMGMTLVEITNLAFGIIPHEALRAIDGDFAALSAHQQDPVR; the protein is encoded by the coding sequence ATGAAAGCCATCGTGGTCCTGTTTGACACACTCAACCGCCGTTTCCTGCCGCCCTATGGCAATGACTGGGTGAAGGCGCCAAACTTTGAGCGGCTGGCCGGGCGCACAGCTACCTTCGACAATTGTTATGGCGGCAGCATGCCGTGCATGCCGGCGCGGCGGGAGCTGCACACCGGCCGGCACAACTTTCTGCACCGCGGCTGGGGGCCGCTGGAACCCTTCGATGATTCCGCCCCCGAGATGCTCAAGCAGGCGGGTGTTTACACGCATCTGGCCACCGATCACCAGCACTACTGGCTCGACGGCGGAGCAACGTACCATCCGCGGTTCAACACCTTCGAGCTGATTCGCGGCCAGGAAGGGGACGAGTGGAAGGGGCGTGTGGGGGATCCGGATTTATCGGATGTGCTGCCGTTTTCCAGCAACCAGGTGTTGCGTCGGCAGGACCGGATCAACCGCGAATACCTGCGGGACGAGGCCGACCATCCGCAGACGGGCACCTTTGACGCGGGGCTGCACTTCATTGAGAGCAACCACGGGGCAGACAATTGGATGGTGCAGATCGAGACCTTTGACCCGCATGAACCCTTTTTCAGCTATGAACAGTACAAGGCGCTGTACCCGCACAACTATGACGGGCCGGAGTTTGACTGGCCCGACTACAAGCAGGTCACGGAATCCGCCGAGGAATTGGAGCATCTCCGGTACGAGTATGCGGCACTGCTGTCCATGTGCGACAACTCGCTGGGCCGCGTGCTGGACGCCATGGATGAACATGACTTGTGGGACGACACCATGCTGATTGTCTGCACCGACCATGGCCTGCTGTTGGGTGAACATGACTGGCTGGGCAAAAATGCGCCGCCGTTCTACGACGAAACCATCCACACTCCACTGTTCATTTGGGATCCGCGCGCCGGGGTCCGCGGGGAACGCCGGGACTCCCTGGTGCAGACCATTGATTTGGGGCCAACCCTGTTGGACTTCTTCGGTGTCGAAGCAACTCCGGACATGCAAGGCCGCTCGCTGCAGGACACGGTGGCCCGGGACACCCCCGTGAGGGAAGCGGGCTTGTTTGGCATCCACGGCGGGCATGTCAGCGTCACCGACGGACGTTACGTCTACATGCGGGCCTGTGCCCGCGCCGGCAACCAGCCGCTGGTTGATTACACACTGATGCCGACGAATATGCGTGGCCGCTTCCCCTCGGAAATCCTGAGCCAGGCCGTGTTGGTTGACCCGCTGCCGTTCACCAAGGACATGCCGGTGCTGCGCGTGCCGGCCTACAGCTACACGGACCCGCACAGTTTCGGCACGCTGCTCTTTGACCTGAACAGCGACCCGGACCAGCAACAGCCGCTGCAGGACGATGAGTTGGAGCTGCGCATGGCCACGATGCTCGTTGAGTTGATGCGCCAGAACGCGGCGCCGCCGGAACAATATGAACGCCTGGGGCTGCCCGAATCAGGGGCCGTGACGGAGGCGCACTTGCTGGTGCGTGAGCAATGGGAGCAGGTGCTGTCCTCGCGCAGCGGGCCGGTTGAAGCGCGGGAGTTTTCCGGCGGGCGGATTAGCGTCAACCGCACGTTACGGGAATTGTTGGCTGACCCGGCCGCGCTCGCGGTCCTGCGAATGCGACTGGGTGCACTCGTGGACAGTCCGCTGCCGGATGAGGCGATGGGCATGACACTGGTGGAGATCACCAACCTGGCGTTCGGCATCATCCCGCACGAGGCACTGCGGGCCATTGACGGCGACTTTGCGGCACTGTCGGCACACCAACAGGACCCGGTGCGGTAG
- a CDS encoding MFS transporter, with protein MATLEPANARSGMAPADSAAALAENSQPSPVSPSWLWHFSLAWFGFWLLVMLPGQFMIAKISATVAPADKVSVTSFLIAETAIVILLSVPVIGVLCDRTTSRFGRRRTWALLGFAVAAVPFSIIGLQSNWVVIALLVAVVALGEAAILVALSAMIADQVPINQRGRASAAMGVPQVLALAIGMVLVTMLVTSVPGSWALIGALGLLCSLPFLLRFTEPAAPERVAGRATLRHAITLPRPKAYPGYYWAMASRVLIYSGNLVGTTYLLFFLADVLEVKSPDDSLLVLILIYLVACGFTSWLGGVLSDKWGKRRIFIGMAAGLQGTAALLLAILPTWEASMVAAVLLGLGFGMFLSVDQALVTDLLPNAETRGRDLGLINTAQHIPIAPIVGWMVLSFAGYRSLYVVAALIMIAGGFAVYRIRNVR; from the coding sequence ATGGCCACACTTGAACCGGCCAATGCCAGATCGGGGATGGCTCCAGCCGATTCCGCTGCCGCATTGGCCGAGAACTCCCAGCCGTCACCCGTAAGCCCCTCATGGTTGTGGCATTTTTCCCTGGCCTGGTTTGGTTTTTGGCTTCTGGTCATGCTGCCTGGCCAGTTCATGATCGCCAAGATCAGCGCCACCGTGGCCCCTGCCGACAAAGTCAGCGTGACCTCGTTTCTCATAGCGGAGACGGCCATCGTGATCCTGTTATCCGTCCCGGTCATCGGTGTGCTGTGCGATAGGACCACCTCCCGCTTTGGCCGGCGCCGTACCTGGGCGCTGCTGGGCTTTGCCGTAGCGGCCGTCCCGTTCTCCATCATCGGCCTGCAGAGCAACTGGGTGGTCATTGCCTTGCTGGTTGCGGTCGTCGCCCTGGGTGAGGCCGCCATTTTGGTGGCGCTCTCGGCCATGATCGCCGATCAGGTCCCGATCAACCAGCGGGGCCGCGCCTCCGCAGCCATGGGTGTTCCCCAAGTTTTGGCCCTGGCCATCGGGATGGTGCTGGTGACGATGCTGGTCACTTCCGTGCCGGGCAGCTGGGCACTCATCGGGGCGCTGGGTCTGCTGTGTTCCTTGCCGTTTCTGCTGCGTTTCACCGAACCCGCCGCGCCCGAAAGGGTGGCTGGCAGGGCCACTCTGCGCCACGCCATTACGCTGCCACGGCCCAAGGCCTACCCTGGGTATTACTGGGCCATGGCCTCACGTGTACTGATTTACTCAGGCAATCTGGTGGGCACCACTTACCTGCTGTTCTTCCTTGCCGATGTCCTTGAGGTCAAGAGCCCCGACGATTCCCTGCTGGTGCTGATCCTGATATACCTCGTGGCCTGTGGGTTCACCAGCTGGCTGGGCGGGGTACTCTCCGACAAATGGGGCAAACGCCGGATCTTCATCGGCATGGCCGCAGGATTGCAGGGCACCGCGGCACTGTTGCTGGCGATCCTGCCCACCTGGGAAGCGTCCATGGTGGCCGCTGTACTGCTGGGGCTTGGCTTTGGCATGTTCCTGTCGGTGGACCAGGCGCTCGTAACCGACCTGCTGCCCAACGCAGAAACCCGGGGCCGTGACCTGGGCCTGATCAACACCGCCCAGCACATCCCCATCGCACCAATCGTGGGTTGGATGGTGTTGAGCTTTGCCGGCTACCGCAGCCTGTACGTAGTGGCTGCGCTCATCATGATTGCCGGCGGATTTGCCGTGTACCGCATCCGGAATGTGCGGTAG
- a CDS encoding carboxymuconolactone decarboxylase family protein, whose amino-acid sequence MAAERLNINEIDPQAFQPMYAMEKYIHGGTLGEDLLALVKIRASQINGCAYCLDMHGREAREAGVDNRRLDVLAGWREATALFSPRELAALALTEAVTMISAGGVPDDVWNDAAAQFPGTEMPLLLMAISAINVWNRLAVTTHQTLPNMPAAV is encoded by the coding sequence ATGGCTGCCGAACGTCTGAACATCAACGAGATCGACCCGCAAGCCTTCCAACCCATGTACGCCATGGAAAAGTACATCCACGGCGGTACGCTGGGCGAAGATCTACTGGCGCTGGTAAAGATCCGTGCATCCCAAATCAACGGCTGCGCCTACTGCCTGGACATGCACGGCAGGGAAGCCCGCGAGGCCGGCGTGGACAACCGCCGCCTCGACGTGTTGGCCGGCTGGCGGGAGGCCACCGCACTATTCAGCCCCCGTGAGCTGGCTGCCTTGGCGCTCACCGAAGCAGTAACCATGATCAGTGCCGGCGGCGTCCCCGACGACGTGTGGAACGATGCCGCCGCCCAGTTCCCCGGCACGGAAATGCCCTTACTGCTCATGGCGATTTCAGCCATCAACGTCTGGAACCGTTTGGCCGTCACCACCCATCAGACACTGCCGAACATGCCAGCTGCGGTGTAG
- a CDS encoding carboxylesterase/lipase family protein: MSQHDAGPSLGATATTSCGEVRGEVRDGVEHYWGIPYAAAPVGELRFALPHPAPAWEGVRDSTEPGPTAPQNPYTGAIARILPTVIIAGDGFLNLNIAAPAVRGPELLPVMVWFHGGSLQHGSNALVGYRGRSFARDGIVYVAVNYRLGAEGFSVLDGAPRNLGLADQMAALRWVQQEIASFGGDPQRVTVFGQSAGGNTVAALLAHPDASTLFSRAIIQSGPLTADPAKQAGKITQRMAKDLKIPATRDAFSRFSPDELLASQARVTAGSTPITGGLSFALAVDPVFVPVSPAAAFASGAGSGTPLLIGTTTDEARLWLVPSGLVMKLKALHLAVARRKVGISAAAVKLFQRNRPYSVMGEILGALATDKLLRVPMNQLADARLAGPAPTYVYEFAWESPVEHLRAAHAVELGFVFDDLLSPDSLGLAGSTAPQPLATEMHRAWVDFAVSGSPGWEAWNSQRPVKTFDGGTNPVIYAPRDEERVTLTP; encoded by the coding sequence ATGTCCCAGCACGACGCCGGTCCCTCCCTGGGCGCAACCGCCACCACCTCCTGCGGCGAGGTTCGGGGAGAGGTGCGTGACGGCGTCGAACATTATTGGGGCATCCCCTACGCCGCCGCTCCGGTTGGAGAGTTGCGTTTTGCCCTCCCACACCCTGCCCCGGCGTGGGAGGGTGTGCGTGATTCAACCGAACCAGGCCCCACCGCACCACAGAATCCGTACACCGGCGCCATTGCCCGGATCCTTCCCACCGTGATCATTGCCGGCGACGGCTTCCTGAACCTGAACATTGCGGCACCGGCGGTCCGGGGGCCGGAGCTGCTGCCGGTCATGGTGTGGTTCCACGGCGGTTCCCTGCAGCATGGCTCCAATGCGCTGGTTGGGTACCGGGGCCGCTCCTTTGCCCGTGACGGCATTGTGTATGTTGCGGTCAACTACCGTTTGGGCGCAGAGGGCTTCTCCGTTCTGGATGGCGCTCCGCGCAACCTTGGCCTGGCCGACCAGATGGCCGCGCTTCGCTGGGTGCAGCAGGAGATCGCCTCCTTTGGCGGGGACCCCCAGCGTGTAACGGTGTTTGGGCAGTCGGCCGGCGGCAACACGGTTGCCGCCTTGCTGGCACATCCGGACGCTTCGACGCTGTTCAGTCGAGCCATCATCCAAAGCGGGCCGTTGACTGCTGACCCGGCAAAGCAGGCCGGGAAGATCACCCAACGGATGGCCAAGGACTTAAAGATTCCAGCCACCCGTGACGCCTTTTCACGATTCTCCCCTGATGAACTGTTGGCGTCGCAGGCACGTGTCACCGCCGGGTCAACGCCCATCACGGGCGGGCTGAGTTTTGCCCTCGCCGTTGACCCGGTCTTTGTCCCGGTGAGCCCGGCCGCGGCGTTTGCCTCAGGTGCCGGATCCGGCACCCCGCTGCTCATCGGCACCACCACGGACGAGGCCCGGCTCTGGCTGGTACCGTCCGGCCTTGTGATGAAACTCAAGGCCCTGCATTTGGCCGTTGCCCGCCGCAAGGTGGGCATTTCTGCTGCCGCTGTCAAGCTGTTCCAGCGCAACAGGCCGTATTCGGTCATGGGCGAAATCCTTGGTGCGCTGGCCACCGACAAGCTGCTGCGCGTACCCATGAACCAGCTGGCGGATGCCCGTCTGGCGGGTCCCGCCCCCACCTATGTTTACGAATTCGCGTGGGAGAGCCCGGTGGAGCACTTGCGGGCCGCGCACGCCGTCGAACTTGGCTTTGTCTTTGACGACCTGCTCTCCCCTGATTCGCTTGGACTGGCCGGCAGCACCGCCCCGCAGCCGCTGGCGACCGAAATGCACCGGGCCTGGGTGGATTTTGCTGTGTCGGGCAGCCCGGGGTGGGAGGCCTGGAACTCACAGCGCCCGGTCAAGACTTTCGACGGCGGCACCAACCCTGTGATTTACGCTCCCCGGGACGAGGAGCGGGTCACGCTCACGCCGTAG